From Saprospiraceae bacterium, one genomic window encodes:
- the thrS gene encoding threonine--tRNA ligase: MQITITFPDGRKQNYEKGVSSMDIAKSISEGLARNVFSAKVNGKVIDANRPIEEDATVQLLTWNDKEGKSTYWHSSAHLMAEALEALYPGTKFGIGPAIENGFYYDVDPGDHTLSALDLNKIETKMLELARNKSPYVRKEVSKADAIRYFEERKDPYKLELLQDLEDGQITFYSQGGFTDLCRGPHLPDTGSIKAVKLLNLAGAYWRGDESRPQLTRIYGITFPKQKELEDYLVLLEEAKKRDHRKLGQELELFLFSEKVGAGLPIWLPKGTALRQRLEDFLKAEQIKRGYTPVITPHIGHKNLYMTSGHWEKYGQDSFQPIRTPREGEEFMLKPMNCPHHCEIFGHKPRSYKELPVRIAEFGTVYRYEQSGELHGLTRVRCFTQDDAHIFCTPEQVKDEFLNVLDLTMLVIRKLGFDSFTAQISLRDPDDKEKYIGSDENWAKAEQAIIDATREAGLETTTALGEAAFYGPKLDFMVRDALGRSWQLGTIQVDYNLPERFQLEYIGSDNAKHRPVMIHRAPFGSMERFIGVLTEHCAGKFPLWLTPDQFAILTVSDRFQNYAESVLGELESHGFRGFIDDRTESIGKKIRDNEVKKIPFMLIIGEKEVSGNAISVRKQASGDLGSMSVSEFIQQLNELL; this comes from the coding sequence ATGCAGATTACAATTACTTTTCCAGACGGAAGAAAGCAAAATTACGAGAAAGGTGTCAGCAGCATGGATATTGCCAAATCCATCAGCGAGGGTCTTGCCAGAAATGTCTTTTCAGCCAAGGTAAACGGAAAGGTCATCGACGCAAATCGCCCCATTGAAGAAGACGCAACGGTCCAGTTGCTTACCTGGAATGACAAAGAAGGAAAAAGCACTTATTGGCATTCATCAGCCCACCTGATGGCAGAAGCTTTGGAAGCATTGTACCCTGGTACAAAATTTGGCATTGGTCCAGCCATTGAAAATGGATTTTATTACGACGTCGATCCGGGAGACCATACTTTGTCAGCTTTGGACCTCAATAAAATTGAAACCAAAATGCTGGAGCTGGCAAGGAATAAATCACCTTATGTTCGTAAGGAAGTTTCCAAAGCCGATGCCATCCGCTATTTTGAGGAAAGAAAAGATCCTTATAAACTGGAACTCCTGCAGGATTTGGAAGACGGACAAATTACTTTTTACAGCCAGGGAGGATTTACTGATTTGTGCCGGGGGCCTCATCTTCCAGATACTGGTTCTATTAAAGCTGTAAAACTACTCAATTTGGCAGGGGCTTACTGGCGCGGTGACGAATCTAGGCCTCAGTTGACAAGAATTTATGGCATTACCTTTCCGAAACAAAAGGAACTCGAAGATTACCTTGTTTTATTGGAAGAAGCCAAAAAAAGAGATCACCGCAAATTGGGACAAGAACTCGAACTCTTTTTGTTTTCAGAAAAAGTAGGTGCAGGATTGCCCATCTGGTTGCCAAAAGGGACCGCCCTACGACAGCGTTTGGAAGATTTTCTAAAAGCTGAACAAATAAAGCGGGGTTATACACCTGTTATTACACCCCACATTGGACACAAAAACCTTTACATGACCAGCGGACATTGGGAAAAATATGGTCAGGATTCCTTCCAACCCATCCGAACACCCAGAGAAGGAGAGGAGTTTATGTTAAAACCAATGAATTGTCCTCATCACTGCGAAATCTTTGGCCACAAACCCCGATCTTACAAAGAGCTGCCAGTCAGAATCGCTGAGTTCGGAACGGTGTATCGATACGAACAAAGTGGTGAATTGCATGGACTCACAAGGGTGCGGTGTTTTACACAGGATGATGCCCATATCTTTTGTACACCCGAACAAGTCAAGGATGAGTTTTTGAATGTATTGGACTTGACCATGCTGGTCATCCGTAAACTGGGTTTTGACAGTTTTACCGCACAGATCAGTCTAAGGGATCCGGACGATAAAGAAAAGTACATTGGATCGGATGAGAATTGGGCCAAAGCAGAACAAGCCATCATAGACGCCACACGGGAAGCTGGACTTGAGACCACAACAGCACTCGGGGAAGCAGCATTCTATGGACCAAAACTTGATTTCATGGTGAGAGACGCCCTTGGCAGAAGTTGGCAACTCGGGACCATTCAGGTGGACTACAATCTTCCGGAAAGATTCCAACTGGAATACATTGGTTCTGATAACGCAAAACACAGACCTGTCATGATTCACAGGGCGCCGTTTGGATCCATGGAGCGGTTTATCGGAGTCCTTACGGAACATTGTGCAGGAAAATTCCCTTTGTGGCTGACCCCTGATCAATTTGCCATCCTCACGGTAAGCGATCGATTCCAAAATTATGCTGAATCTGTCTTGGGAGAGCTGGAATCCCATGGATTTCGTGGATTTATTGACGATCGCACGGAGTCCATTGGCAAGAAAATCAGGGACAACGAGGTCAAAAAAATTCCTTTTATGTTGATCATTGGTGAAAAGGAGGTCAGTGGGAACGCAATCTCAGTGCGCAAACAAGCGTCAGGGGATCTTGGATCTATGTCTGTATCAGAATTCATTCAACAGCTAAATGAACTGCTTTAA
- a CDS encoding class I SAM-dependent methyltransferase codes for MQDRHADREQYFREQGITTEKFVIPYIEQIKKISDDSKILEVGCGEGGNLLPFLNKGCLVTGIDISAEQIRLAQKYFQDHPQRNRLNLISSDIYEVKPSDLPAFDIIFLRDVIEHIPDQARFMKYIQQFMAPDAVLFFGFPPWRMPFGGHQQVCRSKYLSKLPYFHLLPNFLYMGLCKFFGESKALMDALLEVKETGISIRRFHQCIHHAQFQILKESHYFINPNYETKFGLKPRLLKSWLRIPWLSDFYTTAVYSLVGKKTI; via the coding sequence ATGCAAGATAGACACGCCGACAGGGAGCAATATTTCAGAGAACAGGGAATTACCACGGAAAAATTTGTCATACCCTATATTGAGCAGATTAAAAAGATAAGCGATGATTCAAAAATTCTGGAAGTAGGTTGTGGCGAGGGAGGCAATCTCCTTCCGTTTTTAAACAAAGGCTGTCTTGTTACCGGAATTGATATCAGTGCAGAACAAATTCGTCTCGCACAAAAATATTTTCAAGATCATCCACAGCGCAATCGATTAAACCTGATTTCCTCAGACATTTATGAAGTAAAACCATCTGATTTGCCTGCCTTTGACATCATTTTTTTGAGGGATGTCATCGAACATATTCCAGATCAGGCAAGATTTATGAAATACATCCAGCAATTTATGGCTCCTGATGCTGTTTTGTTTTTTGGATTCCCCCCTTGGCGCATGCCTTTTGGCGGACATCAGCAAGTTTGCAGAAGCAAATATTTGTCGAAGTTGCCTTATTTCCATTTGTTGCCAAATTTTCTATACATGGGTCTTTGCAAATTTTTTGGAGAATCAAAGGCACTAATGGATGCCTTGCTTGAAGTGAAAGAAACTGGAATCAGCATTCGACGTTTTCACCAATGCATCCATCATGCACAATTTCAGATCCTAAAGGAAAGCCATTATTTCATCAACCCAAACTATGAGACCAAATTCGGATTAAAGCCGCGTTTGTTGAAGTCATGGCTTAGAATTCCCTGGTTAAGTGATTTTTATACAACGGCGGTTTACAGCCTTGTTGGAAAAAAAACCATCTGA
- the radA gene encoding DNA repair protein RadA, with protein MAKLKTIYVCNSCGNQVPKWMGHCNSCGSWNSFVEEVIEKKNSGTDLDTSQIWRKTSKQALSASTALEDVHAGQISRKDTCDPELNRVLGGGLVRGSVTLIAGQPGIGKSTLLLQMAMQSNMGKVLYVSGEESEEQIKLRANRIQKNQSGVFLFSETRVDLILVEATKLEAGLIIVDSIQTIVSADVDSSPGTISQIRECTNELVRYAKETSTPVIIIGHINKEGDIAGPKILEHTVDTVLQFEGDRHHSFRILRTLKNRFGSTDELSMYQMEEDGLHPVSNPSELLLSQHSERLSGSAVACTVEGLRPLLIETQALIGPSVYGNPQRVATGFDQRRLAMLLAVLEKRCGFSLGMQDVFLNLAGGIRIHDPGLDLAVIASLISSLQDHPLHRQICFAGEVGLSGEIRAISRVDLRIQEAERLGFKAICISKYNGKTDALKSSGIKIVALGTVNEFFEKVFQAS; from the coding sequence TTGGCAAAACTTAAAACCATATACGTCTGTAATTCCTGCGGCAATCAGGTTCCAAAATGGATGGGTCATTGCAATTCCTGTGGCAGTTGGAACAGTTTTGTAGAAGAAGTCATCGAGAAAAAAAATTCAGGTACGGATTTGGATACCTCTCAGATATGGAGAAAAACCAGCAAACAAGCTCTCTCTGCATCGACTGCATTGGAGGATGTCCATGCTGGACAAATCAGCAGAAAAGATACCTGTGATCCGGAACTCAATCGTGTTCTTGGCGGTGGTCTGGTCCGTGGATCAGTTACTTTGATTGCAGGTCAACCCGGAATTGGAAAATCCACCCTTCTCTTACAAATGGCCATGCAGTCGAACATGGGTAAAGTGCTATATGTCTCCGGTGAAGAAAGCGAAGAACAAATAAAACTCCGGGCCAACCGCATCCAGAAAAATCAGTCGGGAGTGTTTCTGTTTTCTGAAACAAGAGTGGATCTAATCCTCGTTGAAGCCACAAAGCTGGAAGCAGGATTAATCATTGTGGATTCGATCCAAACCATTGTCTCTGCCGATGTGGACTCTTCACCGGGCACCATCAGCCAAATCCGCGAATGCACGAACGAGCTGGTGCGCTATGCCAAAGAAACTTCTACACCGGTCATCATCATTGGTCACATCAACAAAGAAGGTGATATTGCAGGTCCGAAAATTTTGGAGCACACTGTGGACACCGTTTTGCAGTTTGAAGGAGACAGGCATCATAGTTTTCGCATTTTGCGCACCCTCAAAAATCGCTTCGGAAGTACCGACGAACTGAGCATGTATCAGATGGAGGAAGACGGATTGCATCCCGTCAGCAATCCAAGTGAATTATTGCTTTCTCAACACAGCGAGAGGCTCAGTGGCAGTGCTGTGGCTTGTACGGTTGAAGGACTTCGGCCTCTTTTGATAGAAACGCAAGCACTTATTGGTCCCTCAGTCTATGGCAATCCACAAAGGGTTGCCACCGGTTTTGATCAAAGAAGACTTGCCATGCTTTTGGCAGTCCTCGAAAAACGCTGTGGTTTTAGCCTGGGTATGCAGGATGTGTTTTTAAATCTGGCAGGAGGAATTCGCATACATGATCCGGGTTTGGACTTGGCTGTCATTGCTTCGCTCATTTCTTCCTTACAGGATCACCCACTCCATCGACAAATTTGTTTTGCCGGAGAGGTGGGTTTGTCAGGAGAAATCAGAGCCATTAGTCGGGTCGATCTTAGAATTCAGGAAGCAGAAAGACTGGGGTTTAAAGCAATCTGCATCTCAAAATACAATGGAAAAACCGACGCTTTAAAATCTTCCGGAATTAAAATTGTTGCCCTCGGTACCGTCAATGAATTTTTTGAAAAAGTATTTCAAGCATCATGA
- the fahA gene encoding fumarylacetoacetase produces MNQTYKALVIDPDLKSWIQYSENTDFPIQNLPLGVFSHQQNPKRIGSIIGDQIIDLSTLTGLSEALGISNSFFTNDQLNPLLTLGKEKLRGIRRYLSEVFSIQNHHRSEFEKSLIPLHQVKLHLPVHCGDYTDFYSSKEHATNVGIMFRDPANALLPNWLHIPVGYHGRASSIVVSGTPVVRPAGQIVTKEGEAPIYSKSRQLDFELEMAFVIGQGNELAHPIPISKTKEYIHGLILFNDWSARDIQKWEYVPLGPFLGKNFCSTVSPWLIDLDALEPFMVSGPDQNPPILEYLHQAGKNNYNIELEVLLNGHPISHSNTKYLYWSMFQQLAHHTVNGCNMRIGDICASGTISGPTPDSYGSMLELAWKGTKPIALPDGSTRVFLQDGDELELKAFARGNGYRIGFGECKGMVVS; encoded by the coding sequence ATGAATCAAACATACAAAGCACTGGTCATCGACCCAGACTTAAAATCCTGGATTCAGTATTCCGAAAATACAGATTTTCCAATCCAGAATTTACCCCTAGGAGTTTTTTCCCATCAGCAAAATCCAAAAAGAATTGGTTCGATTATCGGAGATCAGATAATAGATCTATCCACACTTACCGGTTTGTCAGAAGCCCTGGGGATTTCAAATTCATTTTTTACGAACGACCAGCTAAATCCTCTATTGACCCTAGGCAAAGAAAAATTAAGGGGAATCAGAAGATATCTGTCGGAGGTTTTTTCAATTCAAAACCATCACCGAAGTGAGTTTGAAAAAAGTTTGATTCCTTTACATCAGGTGAAGCTTCATCTTCCTGTACATTGTGGAGATTATACAGATTTTTACAGCAGCAAAGAACACGCCACCAACGTCGGCATCATGTTTCGGGATCCAGCCAATGCTTTGCTACCCAACTGGCTTCACATTCCTGTTGGATATCATGGCCGTGCGTCTTCCATTGTGGTGAGTGGAACTCCCGTTGTGCGGCCGGCAGGTCAGATTGTGACAAAGGAAGGAGAAGCTCCCATTTATTCCAAATCAAGACAACTCGATTTTGAATTGGAAATGGCATTTGTCATCGGACAAGGAAATGAGTTGGCACATCCAATTCCGATTTCCAAAACCAAAGAATACATTCATGGACTCATCTTATTCAACGACTGGTCCGCTCGTGACATTCAAAAATGGGAATATGTGCCACTTGGCCCTTTTCTAGGTAAAAATTTTTGCAGCACGGTCTCTCCGTGGCTGATCGACCTCGATGCACTGGAACCTTTTATGGTTTCAGGTCCTGATCAAAATCCTCCAATTTTGGAGTATCTTCATCAAGCTGGAAAAAACAATTACAACATCGAATTGGAGGTCCTTCTCAATGGACATCCGATTTCACACTCAAATACAAAGTATTTATACTGGAGCATGTTTCAGCAATTGGCCCACCATACTGTCAATGGATGCAACATGCGCATTGGTGATATTTGTGCATCGGGAACCATATCCGGACCCACACCTGATTCCTACGGATCGATGCTGGAGCTTGCCTGGAAGGGCACTAAACCCATTGCACTTCCCGATGGAAGCACGCGGGTTTTTCTACAGGATGGCGACGAATTGGAGTTGAAGGCCTTTGCCCGGGGCAATGGTTACAGAATTGGATTTGGTGAGTGCAAGGGGATGGTGGTTTCGTAA